The Candidatus Berkiella aquae sequence AAAATGCGACAAATTAAAATCAAAACCACCGATCATGGCAAGGATAGCGCCATTTTTAGGATGTAACGCGACAAGGGCGCCTTGTACATCAGGAAGTTGGCTAAACGCCCATTCGTTATTGCCACTGGGTTCGGTATAAATGACGTCTCCGACGGCAACAACATCAGAAGGCGATTGTGGCTCAGAGCCCAGACGTAATCGAGAAAATTGTCTAGCAGCCCATTTCATACTATCAAAAGAGATCTCAATTTCCTGATTGTTGGGTAATAGCGCTTTAGCGCCGTGATTATCGACACTCAGGATGGCGGCTGGCCATGTAAATGCTGTTTTTGGAAAACCTTTTAATTGTTCAGCCCAGGATGCTTTATCGATAGCACCTTTAGCAGAAACCGTTAATTGACCAATTGGACCTCGATAACCATGTCTTTTATCGTACTCAAGGAGGCCTTCTTGTACGGCATGATGCGCTAAGCTTTGTAAGCGACTATCAACGGTGGTGTAGGCGATATAACCAGAGGTGTAAACTTGAGGGCCAAATTTCTCAACTAATTCTTTGCGAGCCATTTCTGAAACATGGGGAGCATCAATATCGATAACGCGACCATGGTAGCTAGCAATGACAGGTGATTCGACCACTTGATCGTATTGTTCTTCATTAATAAAGCCATAGTGCAACATTCGGCGCAGAACATGAGTGCGCCGCTTTAAGGCCGCTTCCGGATTGTTAATGGGGTTAATCGCAGAAGGTGCTTGGGGTAAGCCAGCAATCATAGCCATTTGTGCCAAATTAAGCTTATCAACCGTCGTGCCAAAATAAACTTGGGCTGCTGCCTGGACCCCATAAGCGCGCTTACCGAAATAAATTTTATTAAGGTATAACTCAAGGATTTTGTCCTTTGAGAGCTCTTTTTCGATTTTGAGTGCTAAGAGGGCTTCGTTGAGCTTGCGACCAAAGGTCTTTTTGCGTGTCAGGAAGAAATTGCGAGCGACCTGCATAGTAATAGTACTCGCGCCTTGTGCTTTGGTTCCGCTTGCTAAAAGGTGTAAGGAAGCGCGAGCAATGCCTCGCATATCAACGCCATTGTGTTCGTAGAAACGTCTATCTTCGGTTGCCAAGATAGCATTGATCAGAGTGGGGGGGACATCTTGAATGGCAATGGGGGTGCGTCGTTTTTCACCGTATTCGCCAATGAGTTTCCCATCTGCTGTATATATCCTGAGTGGTACTTGAAGTTGGATATCTTCCAAATCGTTAACTTCAGGTAATTGTGCGTTGGTGTATAAGACAATAACAATTAAGGCGCACAATCCAGCGACGCCGGTGCTCAAAAGGACATGGATAAAGATGCGAAAGAAATTTTTCATAGCATGAGTATAACAAAATGTCTTAATACAGATGGAAGGTTATTCATCTAAAGTTTAAAAAAATTTGCGAGATAGGGTTCAGAAGCTAGTATTGAAAGGAATATTACTGATTTTGTTATTGAAAAAACTGAATTTTAAGGCATTAATAGTTATTTGGCTTAGTTAATTTTGGGTTGTGTGATGGGTAGGTGTTTGCACTAAAATTAAAAAAGGATTTTAGGTTGCAATCGTTTTCAAAAAAGATTACACAGCCGAAAATGAATCTGAAAGGTTTGGTTCAGGATGAGCCATCAAGACAAATAGCCTCCAAAGAACAAGGAAGAGATCGGTGGAGCTAGCATTTTTTCAACGTAAATCGCCAACGCTCATTGGGGTCGATATTAGCTCAGCCTCAGTTAAGTTGCTTGAACTTAGCATGGGTCCGCAAGGATATCGAGTCGAGAGTTATGCTATCGAAAATCTACCCGTCGATGCAATGCAAGAAAAAGAAATCAAAGACGTGGAAGCGGTGGGGCATGCGATTGAAAGAGTCGTGAAACGTTCACGGACACATTCGAAATATGGAGCGGTTGCCGTTAATGGTTCTGGTGTCATCGCTAAAGTGATCCAGATGAATACAGGATTAACAGAAACAGAATTAGAAACGCAAATAAAGCTTGAAGCCGAACGGTATATTCCTTATCCATTACAAGAAGTGAATATGGATTTTCAAGTGATTGGTCCTTCCAGTAAAAGTCCGGAGCTTGTTGATGTTTTACTGGCTGCCTCTCGTACAGAAATTATTGATAATTTAGTAGAAGTTTTAAGTATTGGTGGCATCACTGCTAAGGTGATAGAGATTGAAGCTTATGCGATTGAGCGAGCGTTTAGTTTAATTGCAGAACAAGTACCCAGTGAAGGCGAACATCAAACGATAGCAGTCATTGATATTGGTTCGACGATGACAACATTCAGCGTATTGCATGATAAAGCAACGGTTTATACCCGCGAACAAATTTTTGGTGGCAGACAGCTGACCGAAGAAATTCAAAGGCGTTATGGTCTCACTTTTGAAGAAGCAGGGGTTGCAAAAAAACAAGGGGGATTGCCAGACGATTATACAACAGAAGTATTAGAACCTTTTAAGGATGCTGTTGTTCAACAAATTGGTCGATCATTACAATTCTTTTTTTCATCGAGCCAATTCTCAGAGGTAGACCATATTGTATTAGCCGGTGGGACATCGGCATTACCTGGATTGGTCGAACGAATTCAAGAAAAGTTAGGAATTCCCGCGATTGTTGCAAATCCTTTTGCGAAAATGTCGATAGCACCTCGTGTGAGTGTGCCAGCAATCCATGCAGATGCGCCCTCACTGATGATCTGTTGTGGTTTAGCAATGAGGAGTTTTTCGACATGACCATTAATATTAATTTATTGCCTTGGCGCGAAGAGCGAAAAGAGCTACAGAAAAAAGAATTTTTTACGATGTTGGCTTTTGGCATTGTAGTTTCATGTGGTCTGGTTATGATCATGCATATGAGTGTGGCACGTCAGATTGCAGCTCAAAATGAGAATAACAATTATCTAAAGCAAGAGATCAAACAACTAGATGATCAAATAGCTGAGATTCAAGGTTTAGAAAAAGAAAAGCAGCAGCTGTTGGCTAAAATGGAAGTGATTCAGCAATTGCAAGCGAGCCGACCAGAAGTGGTTAGATTATTTGATACGGTTGTACGAATTATTCCGCCCGGGTTATATCTAACGAATTTATCACGAACAGGTAGCCATATTTTATTAGATGGCAAAGCCGAATCTAATACCCGGGTTTCAACCTTTATGCGCAATATTGAAGCGTCAGGCCTGTTTAAAACACCGGATTTAACTTTAATTCAAGCCGACGATGGCAAAGGGGATAAAAGCTCACCGAGGCTAATCGATAGATTGATAGGGTTTAATTTGCAAGTAGATGAGGTAAATAGTTTTTCGAATGCGTCACAGCAAAAAGCAGCAGTGAATGAGACAACGCCTTCTGCAACCCAAGCGAGTACACCAGCTGCGACACCAACAAGTACAACGGTTTCTAAATGAACATAAATTTAAATGAATTAGATTTAAACGATGTTGGGGTTTGGCCTTTACCGGTTAAGATTGTCACCATTGGCATTTTTAGCCTCACCATTCTTTTTTTAGGATATTGGACGGATACTAAAAAACAATTAGCGAATTTAGATAAAGCAGAACAAGAAGAATTGGCTTTGCGAACAACGTTTGAAGAAAAACAGCATAAATCAGCAAATTTAGATGCCTATAAAGAACAAATGGCTAACATGAAAGCTTCTTTTGGTGCGTTATTGCGACAATTACCAGAAAAAACCGAAGTTCCAGGTTTAATAGAAGATATTTCTCATCAAGGCTTGGCGGCAGGTTTAGAATTTCGCTCGATAAGATTACTGCCTGAAAAAGAGATTGATTTTTATGTTGAACTACCGATTGAGATCTCGGTTGTAGGGAATTACCATCAATTTGGTGAATTTGTCAGCAATGTCGCGGCATTACCCCGAATTGTAACATTACATAATTTTGTCATACATCCTGTGTCAGTAGATGCTTCGGGTGATAATTTGCTTATGAATATAACAGCAAAAACGTATCGATATACAGCGGATGATCGTGAAAATGCAGCTAAAAAATAACACGCGACATCTTTTATGGGGAATCATTCTGCTGAGTTTGGCATTTTATGGCTGTAGCAATAGTGAGAAACGTGCAGAATTAGAATCCTATGTGAAGCGCATTAAAAGTCGCACAATGAAAGAAATTGAGCCATTGCCAGAAATAAAACCGTATGAAATTGTGACATATTCTGCGATGAATTTGCATAGTCCGTTTGTTCCAACCATGATGCAAGAGGTTGCCAAAAAAGTCGTTGTAGAAAATGGTATACAACCGGATATGAATCGACGCAAAGAGGCTCTGGAAGGATATCCCTTAGATTCGTTAAGAATGGTAGGAACATTAGAAAAAAGCAGCAAAAAATGGGTGTTAGTCGTTGACCCGCGAGGTACGGTGTTTCGAGTGACCAAAGGAAATTATCTTGGACAAAATCATGGACACATTGATTCTATTTCAGATGACAAAGTCATGGTAACTGAAATTATCCCCGATCCAGCTGGAGGCTGGCGCGAAAGAAAAGCCTCAATAAGCCTGGTAGATAGTTTACAGAAAACTAAACAAAATCAAAATCCAAGTCCAAGCCAACCGCAACCGACGAAGCAGCAATAGAGATTGGAGCAAATATGAGAAAGATAATAAAAACATGCTTGATAACACTGATGTTGTTCTCGCAAGTTGTTTTTGCTGCTAGCACGATTCAAGATCTACAGGTTGTTGCGATTGATGGCAATCGAGTTTGTGTTCAATTAACATTTGATGGCAAAGTCAGTGCGCCGAAAAGTTTTGCGACCGAAAACCCTGCACGGGTGGTTTTAGATTTTCAAGGTGCCAAGAATGGTTTATCTCGTGAAAAATCACGCAGTGAATTAAATACAGGCATGATGAAACGGGTTGCGGTTGTTGAATCAGGTGATAGATCTCGCGTTGTAATCGATTTGAAAGAGTCAGTGCCTTTTGAAGTAAAAATGGAAGGTAATCAGGCGATTATTACCATGGGAGGTGGTATACCACCGGCACAATCCGCTTCCGATCCCTTTCAAGGACAGGTCTATAACACATATGAATCCTCGCATTTTTCTAATGGGAAATTCTGTATTGGTGGGATTGATTTTCATCGGGGTAAAGAGGGTGAAGGTAGGATTGTGGTTGATTTGAATCACACGAATATCCCAATTGATTTAAAAGAAGAAGGACAACAAATTCGGATTCGTTTTGCTGGAGCGCAATTACCAAAAGATTTGCAGCATAAATTGGATGTGACGGATTTTGGCACCCCCGTGAGTTTTATCAACACCATTCAAAAAGGGGATGATGTTGAAATGACGATACAAATGAGTGGTTTTTTTGAGAATCTTGCATATCAAGCAGATAAACGATTCACGGTAGAGGTAAAACCTTTAACCAAAGAAGAAAAAGACCGACTACAAGCAAAAAATTTCAAGTATACCGGTGAAAGACTTTCCTTGAATTTTCAAGACATTGAAGTCCGAGCGGTTTTACAGCTCATTGCTGATTTCACCGGTTTGAATTTAGTGACCAGTGATACAGTAACGGGTAGTGTGACCTTGCGATTACGTAATGTTCCTTGGGATGAAGCGTTGGATATCATTCTAAAAACAAAAGGACTCGCAAAACGTAAAATTGGCCATGTTTTGATGGTGGGACCTAGTGAAGAAATCGCAGCGAGGGAAAAGCTTGAATTACAAGCTTCGCAACAGGTTGAGGATCTATCCCCTTTGCGCTCAGAATACATGCAGGTCAATTATGCAAAAGCTGCAGATTTAGCAGCTCTGCTTAAAACAGATAAAAATTCGATGTTATCAAGTCGCGGAACTGTTTCGGTCGATGAACGAACCAATACGTTATTAGTGCAAGATACCGCCAATAAAATAGAAGAGATCCGTTCTTTAATTCGACGATTAGATGTACCAGTGCGTCAAGTATTGATTGAATCTCGTGTGGTATTTGCCAATGATGATTTTGAAGATGCATTGGGGGTGACATTTAGTTCTGCAGCTAAATTCAGACCAGGTAATGAACCTGTGGTGGGCTTTGCAGGTGACAAACTGGGGGCGGATAATATTGCACAAGGTGCAACCCCGGCATCACAAGCATTAGTCGACAGACTTAATGTTAACTTGCCTGCGGCACTGCCCAGTGGAGCTGCCGGTTTTGCTCAATTTGGGTTAGCGATTGCTCGTTTGCCAGGGGGAACTATTTTAGATTTAGAGTTGATGGCCTTAGAAAACGAAGGCTTAGGTAAAATTGTCGCGAGCCCGCGTCTAGTCACTTCGAATCAACAGCAAGCTTATATTGAATCGGGTGAAGAAATTCCGTATCAAGAAGCGGCATCCAGTGGAGCAACATCGATTGCCTTTAAAAAGGCAGTGCTGCGACTTGAAGTAACACCGCAAATTACACCAGATGATCACATTATCTTAGATCTAAAGGTTAACCAAGATTCTCGAGGTGTTGTGACAGCAGGGGTGCCAGCGATTAATACACGTGAAATCCATACAAAAGTATTAGTAGCGAATGGAGAGACCGTTGTATTAGGGGGAATTTATCAACAACAGAAAAATCAAACCAAAACGGAAGTCCCCTTTTTAGGGAAATTGCCGGTAGTGGGTTGGCTATTCAGAAATGAAACCAATAGCGATCATCGGAATGAGTTATTGATTTTTGTGACGCCGAAGATCATTCAGGATGGGATGGTGTAGTATGGCGCCTTCCAATGGTATACTCATGACCCAGTTAGGGTGAATTAATATTAGTTTGTAACCTTGCTATTAAAATTCGCAATTACTTATAAAGTTTAATCTCTTGCTTATATTGGCTGTTGCCAACGTAAGTTGAATCAAGTTGGAACAATGAAACGATCAGTGAATTTATTTTTAGTTGGCCCAATGGGGGCTGGAAAAAGCACGATTGGTAAACAACTGGCAAAAGAGTTAAAGCTAGAGTTCTATGACGCGGATCAAGAAATCGAAGCACGCTCCGGAGCGGATATCGCGTGGATCTTCGATGTTGAGGGAGAAGACGGATTTCGCAAAAGGGAAGCACAAGTCATCGATGAACTTAGCCAGCTTCAAGGAATTGTTTTAGCCACAGGGGGTGGAGCTGTGCTCAATGCTGATAATCGTAATCGATTAGCGGCGCGAGGCACGGTTGTCTATTTGTTTACTACGGTTGAACAACAAATGCGTAGAACGGCACGAGATAAGCGCCGTCCATTGCTACATACGGAAACGCCAGAATCAACTTTGAGGGATCTCATGGGGTTCCGCGATCCGCTCTATCGGGAAGTGGCTGATGTTGTCGTCAATACCGATGGCCGTACGGTGCGCTCTGTTGCTGCTGAGGTCATTAAAATGTTAGAGCGAGATCAGTTGTAATATCTTTTTCCTATTTTGACTTTTTACCTTTAGGGGATGCCTTGTCCCCTCTAGGGACAAAATGGTTTGAGTATATTTGCATTCAGATACGAAGCATGACGTTAGAGAATAGTAATGACAGAGCCTATATGGGTCAACATGCCAGCAAAGGCATATCCTATTTTTGTAGGATATGACCTGCTAGCGCAGCCAAACCTTTTCCAATCACACCTTCATAAAGCCGTTTGTGTGGTGAGTCATCCAGAAATCGCAGCATCTTATTTCCCCCTCTTAGAGCAAACATTGCAAAAAGCAGGTGCAAGAAAAATCACCTCTTTATTGCTTCCTGCTGGAGATGCACATAAAACCTTGGCTTTTGCCGAAAAAATTTGGTCATTTTTATCAAATCTGCATTACCATCGTGACACTACCTTGATTGCATTGGGAGGAGGCATGATAGGGGATCTGGTTGGCTACAGTGGCGCATGTTACATGCGAGGGCTGGATGTCATTCAATGCCCAACCTCTTTATTGGCGCAAGTTGATGCTGCTATTGGCGGAAAAACAGCCGTCAATCTTCAGAATAGCAAAAATCTGATCGGTCTTTTTCATCAACCTCGAATGGTATTATCGGATCTCAATACTTTACAGACCTTGCCAAATCGAGAATTTATCGCAGGGTTAGCAGAGCTTATTAAATACGGTGTCATCCTAGATGCGGCGCTATTTGAATGGTTAGAAACGCATATAGTAGAGATACTGGCTCGCAAGCCGCAAGCATTAGAACGAGCTGTTGTGTGGGCAAGTCAGATAAAAGCCGATATTGTTGCCAAAGATGAAAAAGACCAGAATTTGCGAGCTGTTTTGAACTTTGGTCATACTATCGCTCATGCCATCGAAAGTATTTACCATTATGAAAAATATTTGCATGGAGAAGCGGTTGCAATGGGGATGATCATTGCAATGCAATTATCTTTAGCATTGGGGCTAATATCCGCTAATCTATTAGATAGATTAATAGCTTTATTAACAAAGGCTGGGTTGCCAATATTCTTGCCAGATGGGATTACGTTAGAAGCAATATTGGCTAAAATACAACTAGATAAGAAGCATTCTCAGGGACAGATACGTTGGGTGCTCGTTGAAGCTTTAGGTCAAGCACAGCTTCGCGAGAATGTGCCGCTGCCAATGATTTATGATGTGCTCAAGGCCAGCGGGGCGTCGATGTGAAAGGTAAGGATACCATATGCATAATAGTAATTCGACAAACTTTGGATGTTATCTATCGTCGGCTTGGCAGCAACATGCCGAGCTTATTACGCATCTTTGCCACTTTAGCCAAAATATTTTATTGATCCTAGGGCAGGGCCAATCAGGAAAAAGCACATTTTTTGAATATTTCACACACTTGCCAAGTACGAGTTTGAAAATATGTGCAAAGAAAGCAACTCAAAATACGAATGTAGAAGCTTT is a genomic window containing:
- a CDS encoding type IV pilus assembly protein PilM codes for the protein MELAFFQRKSPTLIGVDISSASVKLLELSMGPQGYRVESYAIENLPVDAMQEKEIKDVEAVGHAIERVVKRSRTHSKYGAVAVNGSGVIAKVIQMNTGLTETELETQIKLEAERYIPYPLQEVNMDFQVIGPSSKSPELVDVLLAASRTEIIDNLVEVLSIGGITAKVIEIEAYAIERAFSLIAEQVPSEGEHQTIAVIDIGSTMTTFSVLHDKATVYTREQIFGGRQLTEEIQRRYGLTFEEAGVAKKQGGLPDDYTTEVLEPFKDAVVQQIGRSLQFFFSSSQFSEVDHIVLAGGTSALPGLVERIQEKLGIPAIVANPFAKMSIAPRVSVPAIHADAPSLMICCGLAMRSFST
- the pilQ gene encoding type IV pilus secretin PilQ — encoded protein: MRKIIKTCLITLMLFSQVVFAASTIQDLQVVAIDGNRVCVQLTFDGKVSAPKSFATENPARVVLDFQGAKNGLSREKSRSELNTGMMKRVAVVESGDRSRVVIDLKESVPFEVKMEGNQAIITMGGGIPPAQSASDPFQGQVYNTYESSHFSNGKFCIGGIDFHRGKEGEGRIVVDLNHTNIPIDLKEEGQQIRIRFAGAQLPKDLQHKLDVTDFGTPVSFINTIQKGDDVEMTIQMSGFFENLAYQADKRFTVEVKPLTKEEKDRLQAKNFKYTGERLSLNFQDIEVRAVLQLIADFTGLNLVTSDTVTGSVTLRLRNVPWDEALDIILKTKGLAKRKIGHVLMVGPSEEIAAREKLELQASQQVEDLSPLRSEYMQVNYAKAADLAALLKTDKNSMLSSRGTVSVDERTNTLLVQDTANKIEEIRSLIRRLDVPVRQVLIESRVVFANDDFEDALGVTFSSAAKFRPGNEPVVGFAGDKLGADNIAQGATPASQALVDRLNVNLPAALPSGAAGFAQFGLAIARLPGGTILDLELMALENEGLGKIVASPRLVTSNQQQAYIESGEEIPYQEAASSGATSIAFKKAVLRLEVTPQITPDDHIILDLKVNQDSRGVVTAGVPAINTREIHTKVLVANGETVVLGGIYQQQKNQTKTEVPFLGKLPVVGWLFRNETNSDHRNELLIFVTPKIIQDGMV
- the aroB gene encoding 3-dehydroquinate synthase gives rise to the protein MPAKAYPIFVGYDLLAQPNLFQSHLHKAVCVVSHPEIAASYFPLLEQTLQKAGARKITSLLLPAGDAHKTLAFAEKIWSFLSNLHYHRDTTLIALGGGMIGDLVGYSGACYMRGLDVIQCPTSLLAQVDAAIGGKTAVNLQNSKNLIGLFHQPRMVLSDLNTLQTLPNREFIAGLAELIKYGVILDAALFEWLETHIVEILARKPQALERAVVWASQIKADIVAKDEKDQNLRAVLNFGHTIAHAIESIYHYEKYLHGEAVAMGMIIAMQLSLALGLISANLLDRLIALLTKAGLPIFLPDGITLEAILAKIQLDKKHSQGQIRWVLVEALGQAQLRENVPLPMIYDVLKASGASM
- a CDS encoding PilN domain-containing protein — encoded protein: MTININLLPWREERKELQKKEFFTMLAFGIVVSCGLVMIMHMSVARQIAAQNENNNYLKQEIKQLDDQIAEIQGLEKEKQQLLAKMEVIQQLQASRPEVVRLFDTVVRIIPPGLYLTNLSRTGSHILLDGKAESNTRVSTFMRNIEASGLFKTPDLTLIQADDGKGDKSSPRLIDRLIGFNLQVDEVNSFSNASQQKAAVNETTPSATQASTPAATPTSTTVSK
- the aroK gene encoding shikimate kinase AroK, which produces MKRSVNLFLVGPMGAGKSTIGKQLAKELKLEFYDADQEIEARSGADIAWIFDVEGEDGFRKREAQVIDELSQLQGIVLATGGGAVLNADNRNRLAARGTVVYLFTTVEQQMRRTARDKRRPLLHTETPESTLRDLMGFRDPLYREVADVVVNTDGRTVRSVAAEVIKMLERDQL
- a CDS encoding pilus assembly protein PilP; its protein translation is MQLKNNTRHLLWGIILLSLAFYGCSNSEKRAELESYVKRIKSRTMKEIEPLPEIKPYEIVTYSAMNLHSPFVPTMMQEVAKKVVVENGIQPDMNRRKEALEGYPLDSLRMVGTLEKSSKKWVLVVDPRGTVFRVTKGNYLGQNHGHIDSISDDKVMVTEIIPDPAGGWRERKASISLVDSLQKTKQNQNPSPSQPQPTKQQ
- a CDS encoding PBP1A family penicillin-binding protein gives rise to the protein MKNFFRIFIHVLLSTGVAGLCALIVIVLYTNAQLPEVNDLEDIQLQVPLRIYTADGKLIGEYGEKRRTPIAIQDVPPTLINAILATEDRRFYEHNGVDMRGIARASLHLLASGTKAQGASTITMQVARNFFLTRKKTFGRKLNEALLALKIEKELSKDKILELYLNKIYFGKRAYGVQAAAQVYFGTTVDKLNLAQMAMIAGLPQAPSAINPINNPEAALKRRTHVLRRMLHYGFINEEQYDQVVESPVIASYHGRVIDIDAPHVSEMARKELVEKFGPQVYTSGYIAYTTVDSRLQSLAHHAVQEGLLEYDKRHGYRGPIGQLTVSAKGAIDKASWAEQLKGFPKTAFTWPAAILSVDNHGAKALLPNNQEIEISFDSMKWAARQFSRLRLGSEPQSPSDVVAVGDVIYTEPSGNNEWAFSQLPDVQGALVALHPKNGAILAMIGGFDFNLSHFNRATQSSRQPGSNFKPFIYAAALEHGYTAASIINDAPIVYRDANVEDAWRPQNDSRRFYGPTRLRVGLTKSRNLVSIRLLQALGIGKALKVIQRFGFERRNLPRTLSLALGTANASPLDIATGYAVFANGGYKVTPHIIQKVTDSQNNLVYEAAPVTAGLELANKYDPESEDDDNAIDELVNKKSSTNNKQPDAARAISPQTAYIMTSILQDAIQTGTARLARNLNRSDLAGKTGTTNNQMDAWFTGFNQSLVASTWVGFDEPQSLQEYGSQAALPIWMKFMGAALQGVPETKPEQPRGIITVRIDPSTGMLARPGQPNAIFEIFSQNSMPNRTAVASGHERNIITPSSSSGDSLF
- a CDS encoding type 4a pilus biogenesis protein PilO; translated protein: MNINLNELDLNDVGVWPLPVKIVTIGIFSLTILFLGYWTDTKKQLANLDKAEQEELALRTTFEEKQHKSANLDAYKEQMANMKASFGALLRQLPEKTEVPGLIEDISHQGLAAGLEFRSIRLLPEKEIDFYVELPIEISVVGNYHQFGEFVSNVAALPRIVTLHNFVIHPVSVDASGDNLLMNITAKTYRYTADDRENAAKK